The Stratiformator vulcanicus genome has a segment encoding these proteins:
- the ftsH gene encoding ATP-dependent zinc metalloprotease FtsH gives MSDSPTPQPDKQKRRPERPSNSNLILYVLVGLLLCVVLLSQFGDVGSESLNTSEFLNGIESGKFSQETVSDLTIGQSTVSFTYKSDETEDGKPVEKNYRVNITSFGDSGRVDLRKLLDENKVGYNDASDQSQWQMLIYTLLPFALFLVVILIMLRRFGGAGTAMSFGRSRGKLAAQEDVGITFSDVAGIDEAVNELKEIVEFLRTPQKYQALGGRIPRGVLLVGPPGTGKTLLAKAVAGEAGVPFFSLSGSDFVEMFVGVGAARVRDMFQQAVAKSPAIIFIDELDALGKTRGSGMPGGHDEREQTLNALLVEMDGFDSDQSVIVMGATNRPETLDPALLRPGRFDRNVTVDRPDKRGRLHILKVHAKKVKLADDVDLDRIALITPGFVGADLANLVNEAALLAARADKTEVTSVEFEEAVERVIAGLEKQGRVIHEEEKIRISYHECGHALVACSLPHTDPVHKISIIPRGMGLGYTLHFPEDERLLTTRTELIARICCFLGGIAAEEIVFEETSTGAQNDLQRASDIARRMVTEFGMSDKLGRVHYSETRTSFLGPQASGESIHAEETVREIDMEVKRIIDEANATALEVLTTRREVLDRLAKELLEIEVMDSDHLQRILNEYKGGSGPQLKPGTSAKAKTDPVDRSKAAGENPDVGPADGRGGIEIG, from the coding sequence ATGTCTGACTCCCCCACACCGCAGCCGGACAAACAGAAGCGGCGGCCAGAACGCCCTTCAAATTCCAACCTGATCCTGTACGTCCTCGTCGGGCTGTTGCTCTGCGTCGTGCTGCTGTCGCAGTTCGGTGACGTAGGCAGCGAATCGCTCAATACGAGCGAGTTCCTTAACGGGATCGAAAGCGGCAAATTCTCGCAGGAGACTGTCTCCGATCTCACGATCGGGCAGAGTACCGTCTCTTTCACCTACAAGTCAGATGAAACTGAAGACGGCAAGCCGGTCGAGAAGAACTACCGAGTCAACATCACCAGTTTCGGCGACTCCGGTCGCGTCGACCTGCGGAAATTGCTCGATGAAAACAAGGTCGGCTACAACGATGCGTCCGACCAGTCGCAGTGGCAGATGCTCATCTACACGCTGCTGCCGTTCGCGCTGTTTCTCGTCGTGATCCTGATCATGCTTCGCCGTTTCGGCGGAGCCGGCACTGCCATGAGCTTCGGCCGCAGCCGAGGCAAGCTCGCGGCCCAGGAAGACGTGGGGATCACCTTCTCTGATGTCGCCGGCATCGACGAAGCGGTCAATGAGCTGAAAGAGATCGTCGAGTTCCTCCGCACCCCGCAGAAGTATCAGGCCCTCGGCGGTCGCATCCCGCGCGGTGTGCTGCTCGTCGGACCTCCGGGAACGGGCAAAACGCTGCTCGCCAAGGCCGTTGCGGGTGAAGCCGGCGTACCGTTCTTCAGCCTCTCGGGTTCCGATTTCGTTGAAATGTTCGTCGGCGTCGGTGCGGCCCGTGTCCGCGACATGTTTCAGCAGGCCGTCGCGAAGTCGCCGGCGATTATTTTCATCGACGAACTCGACGCCCTCGGCAAGACCCGCGGCAGTGGGATGCCGGGCGGCCACGATGAGCGCGAACAGACTTTGAACGCGCTGCTCGTCGAAATGGACGGCTTTGACAGCGACCAAAGCGTCATTGTGATGGGTGCGACCAACCGCCCCGAAACGCTCGACCCTGCCCTGCTTCGCCCCGGACGATTCGATCGCAACGTGACGGTCGATCGGCCCGACAAGCGCGGCCGGCTTCATATCCTCAAAGTCCATGCCAAGAAAGTGAAGCTCGCCGACGACGTCGATCTCGACCGAATCGCGCTGATCACCCCCGGCTTCGTCGGCGCAGACCTCGCCAACCTCGTCAACGAAGCCGCGCTGCTGGCAGCACGAGCCGACAAGACGGAAGTCACCAGTGTCGAGTTCGAGGAAGCCGTCGAGCGGGTCATTGCCGGACTCGAAAAACAGGGCCGCGTGATTCATGAAGAAGAGAAAATTCGAATCAGCTATCACGAATGCGGGCACGCCCTCGTCGCCTGCAGCCTGCCGCACACCGATCCGGTCCACAAAATCAGCATCATCCCCCGCGGCATGGGGCTCGGCTACACGCTGCACTTTCCCGAAGACGAACGGCTACTCACAACCCGGACCGAACTGATCGCACGCATCTGCTGCTTCCTCGGCGGTATTGCGGCTGAGGAGATCGTGTTTGAAGAAACGTCGACCGGGGCGCAGAACGACCTCCAACGGGCCAGCGATATTGCTCGCCGGATGGTGACCGAATTCGGGATGAGCGATAAACTCGGCCGCGTCCACTACAGCGAGACCCGCACGTCGTTCCTCGGTCCGCAGGCCTCCGGCGAGTCGATTCACGCCGAAGAGACCGTGCGCGAGATCGATATGGAAGTGAAGCGTATCATCGACGAAGCCAATGCGACGGCACTCGAAGTTCTGACGACCCGGCGGGAAGTGCTCGACCGGCTCGCCAAGGAGTTGCTTGAAATCGAGGTGATGGATTCCGATCACCTTCAGCGGATCCTTAACGAGTACAAGGGCGGCTCCGGCCCGCAACTCAAACCGGGCACGTCGGCGAAAGCGAAGACCGATCCGGTCGATCGCTCCAAAGCCGCCGGCGAAAACCCCGACGTCGGTCCCGCGGACGGTCGCGGGGGGATCGAGATCGGGTAG
- the rlmB gene encoding 23S rRNA (guanosine(2251)-2'-O)-methyltransferase RlmB → MTRPLLGNHNRCWIWGRNCVLETLRGGRWKPYEVRVASENDLAPTGKEGIGTRLHDRGTRRDPLPAGRGFIERDEIVTLCKSRDIPLMDDTTKGLEKLCRATDHQGIIAKMPPFPYAAIEELVSQLSNLNSQSASPLIVLLDHLQDAHNFGAIIRTAECFGIDAIVIPTSGQVGVTSQVARSSSGAVNHLPIARCDDLTETISQLKSEGFRIVAASEKAEARPEQFVTGPTAIVIGNEGVGITPAVLAECDLSVAIPMSGRVGSLNAAVAAGILLYEASRQRMESNP, encoded by the coding sequence ATGACCCGCCCGCTCCTCGGTAATCACAACCGCTGTTGGATTTGGGGTCGCAATTGCGTGCTCGAAACGCTGCGGGGCGGGCGGTGGAAGCCTTATGAGGTTCGCGTTGCGAGCGAGAACGATTTAGCCCCGACTGGTAAGGAGGGGATCGGGACTCGGCTTCACGATCGCGGCACCCGGCGTGATCCGCTTCCTGCCGGGCGCGGCTTTATAGAACGTGATGAGATCGTCACGCTCTGCAAATCGCGTGATATCCCACTCATGGACGACACGACGAAGGGTCTCGAGAAACTCTGCCGGGCGACCGATCACCAAGGCATCATCGCGAAGATGCCCCCCTTCCCTTACGCGGCAATCGAAGAACTAGTCTCTCAGCTCTCGAACTTAAATTCGCAATCTGCGTCGCCGCTGATTGTCCTGCTCGACCACCTGCAGGACGCGCACAATTTCGGCGCGATCATCCGCACAGCCGAGTGCTTCGGGATCGATGCGATCGTCATTCCGACATCGGGACAGGTCGGAGTCACCAGCCAGGTCGCGCGGAGCAGTTCCGGCGCGGTTAATCACCTCCCCATCGCCCGGTGTGACGACCTGACGGAGACAATCAGCCAGTTGAAGTCGGAGGGCTTTCGCATCGTTGCGGCGAGCGAGAAAGCCGAGGCGCGACCCGAGCAATTTGTCACCGGCCCGACCGCGATCGTGATCGGGAACGAAGGCGTCGGGATTACACCGGCAGTGCTTGCCGAGTGTGACCTCTCGGTCGCGATTCCGATGTCCGGACGCGTCGGCTCGCTCAACGCCGCGGTGGCGGCAGGAATTCTGCTGTACGAGGCCAGTCGGCAGCGGATGGAATCGAACCCCTGA
- a CDS encoding calcium/sodium antiporter, with amino-acid sequence MILTAVVSLIAGGVLLYAGGEFLVKGASSLALRLGMTPLAVGLTVVACGTSSPELVVCLNATMKGFNDVALGNVVGSNIANVALILGVTCLISPIRSQSRLIKFDVPLMLIAELVVVAFLFDRTIGRLEGLMLVAGLIAYIWVNFRTAGDEPPQTVEELTEPAGKLVPGRVLLDLLLIGLGLAGLIFGGRFFVGGAVDLARYFEMPEAVVALTVVALGTSLPELAASAVAALRGKGDLAVGNVIGSNIFNVLGVLGVTGAVSPVSMGGITTVDVSVMLATSFAMWPFLWFFGRITRIEGAIFLIAYIGYMVWLFRFA; translated from the coding sequence GTGATCCTGACCGCTGTTGTCTCATTGATCGCCGGCGGCGTCCTGCTTTATGCAGGGGGCGAATTTCTCGTTAAAGGCGCGTCGAGTCTCGCCCTGCGTTTGGGGATGACGCCACTCGCCGTCGGACTGACCGTCGTCGCCTGCGGTACAAGTTCGCCGGAACTGGTCGTCTGTTTGAATGCGACCATGAAAGGCTTTAACGATGTCGCCCTCGGCAACGTCGTCGGCTCCAATATCGCCAACGTCGCGTTGATCCTCGGCGTGACGTGCCTGATCTCGCCGATCCGCTCGCAAAGCCGACTGATTAAATTTGACGTCCCGCTGATGCTGATCGCCGAACTGGTCGTGGTCGCCTTCCTGTTCGACCGCACCATCGGGCGGCTCGAAGGACTGATGCTCGTCGCGGGATTGATTGCCTACATCTGGGTCAACTTCAGAACGGCGGGCGACGAACCGCCGCAGACTGTCGAAGAGTTAACCGAACCAGCCGGCAAACTGGTCCCGGGTCGGGTACTGCTCGATTTGCTGCTGATCGGCCTTGGGCTGGCCGGACTGATCTTCGGCGGACGCTTCTTCGTCGGCGGGGCCGTCGACCTGGCCCGCTATTTCGAAATGCCGGAAGCGGTCGTCGCGTTGACGGTCGTCGCGTTGGGAACCAGTTTGCCGGAACTGGCCGCCTCGGCCGTTGCGGCACTGCGCGGCAAAGGGGACCTTGCCGTCGGTAATGTGATCGGCTCGAACATCTTCAACGTCCTCGGGGTGCTCGGCGTGACCGGCGCGGTCAGCCCCGTTTCGATGGGCGGAATCACCACCGTCGACGTCTCTGTGATGCTCGCGACGAGTTTTGCCATGTGGCCATTCCTGTGGTTCTTCGGACGGATCACACGCATCGAAGGAGCGATTTTTCTGATCGCTTATATCGGTTATATGGTGTGGCTGTTCCGCTTCGCGTGA
- a CDS encoding 23S rRNA (guanosine(2251)-2'-O)-methyltransferase RlmB, which produces MSLTLRNPHSVLAALETRPRDVSAIVLRSGKASGAWGDVVALAEQHAIHVRSEGRGGGLKPRGGPKDSRVGIAEAQLKERTPASLDEVLGHRPDEGYGLWIGIDRVQDPHNVGAIFRTAAFFGVRGVIVTKDQSAPLSPVVYDTACGGMEAMPFAQPTNLARALQLAKENDIWVLGSSEHAEQDVFEVPRDRDWLLILGNEEKGLRRLTAEHCDMMCRLTPRGPVTSLNVSAAASALISALSR; this is translated from the coding sequence ATGTCTCTCACACTTCGAAATCCTCACAGCGTCCTTGCGGCTCTCGAAACTCGTCCGCGGGATGTTTCCGCGATTGTGTTGCGCTCGGGAAAGGCGTCCGGCGCTTGGGGCGACGTAGTCGCACTCGCGGAGCAGCACGCGATTCACGTGCGCAGCGAAGGCCGGGGCGGCGGGCTGAAGCCTCGTGGCGGACCGAAAGACTCGCGGGTCGGAATTGCCGAGGCGCAGCTCAAAGAGCGAACACCAGCCTCGCTCGATGAAGTCTTGGGCCATCGACCGGACGAGGGCTACGGTCTCTGGATCGGGATCGACCGCGTGCAAGACCCGCACAACGTCGGAGCCATCTTTCGCACCGCCGCGTTCTTCGGCGTACGGGGCGTGATCGTTACGAAGGACCAGTCGGCACCGCTTTCGCCCGTCGTTTACGACACGGCGTGCGGCGGAATGGAAGCAATGCCGTTTGCGCAGCCGACGAACCTCGCGCGGGCTTTGCAACTGGCGAAGGAGAACGACATCTGGGTGCTCGGCTCCAGCGAACATGCCGAGCAGGACGTGTTCGAAGTTCCTCGCGACCGCGATTGGTTGCTGATTTTGGGCAACGAGGAAAAAGGCCTTCGCCGACTCACCGCCGAACATTGCGACATGATGTGCCGCCTGACTCCACGCGGCCCGGTCACGTCACTCAACGTCTCGGCGGCCGCGAGTGCATTAATTTCGGCGCTGTCCCGCTGA
- a CDS encoding LL-diaminopimelate aminotransferase, with protein sequence MPRINDNFLKLKAGYLFPEIGRRVKAFTDAHPDAAVIKLGIGDVTEPLPEAIRNAMHTAIDDMGRHDSFHGYGPEQGYAFLRDKIAEHDFGRRGCDISADEIFVSDGSKCDTGNVLDILGPDNRIAITDPVYPVYVDTNVMAGNTGEMQEQGGYEGLVYLPVTAENDFNPPLPEGKVDLIYLCFPNNPTGATITKEGLKQWVDYANANDSIILYDAAYQAFITDESLPRSIFEIDGARTCAIEFRSFSKNAGFTGTRCAFTVVPKELTGTTAAGEQHAIHPLWNRRQSTKFNGVSYIVQRGAEAVYSEAGQSQVRELISFYMENARLLREGLGSIGIDCYGGVNAPYVWLKTPGKTTSWDFFDSLLNEAHLVGTPGSGFGAAGEGYFRLSAFNSRENVEEAVGRIRKNLG encoded by the coding sequence ATGCCGCGGATTAACGACAATTTTCTGAAACTCAAGGCCGGGTATCTCTTTCCCGAGATCGGTCGCCGGGTGAAGGCCTTTACCGATGCTCATCCTGATGCCGCTGTCATCAAGCTCGGCATTGGTGATGTGACCGAGCCGTTGCCTGAAGCGATTCGCAATGCGATGCACACGGCGATTGACGACATGGGTCGGCACGACTCATTCCACGGCTACGGGCCGGAGCAGGGGTATGCATTTCTGCGCGACAAGATCGCCGAGCATGATTTCGGCCGCAGGGGCTGCGATATCAGTGCCGATGAAATCTTCGTCTCTGACGGTTCCAAATGCGACACGGGCAACGTCCTCGACATCCTCGGTCCTGATAACCGGATCGCGATCACCGACCCGGTCTATCCCGTCTATGTCGACACGAACGTGATGGCGGGCAACACCGGCGAAATGCAGGAGCAGGGGGGCTATGAGGGGCTTGTCTATCTGCCGGTGACGGCTGAAAACGATTTCAATCCACCGCTGCCGGAGGGAAAGGTCGATTTAATTTACCTCTGCTTCCCGAATAATCCGACGGGGGCGACGATCACCAAAGAGGGTCTGAAGCAGTGGGTCGACTACGCGAATGCGAACGACTCGATCATCCTCTATGACGCGGCCTATCAGGCTTTTATCACCGACGAGTCGTTGCCCCGATCGATTTTTGAAATCGATGGCGCCCGGACTTGCGCGATCGAGTTCCGTAGCTTCAGCAAGAACGCGGGTTTTACCGGCACGCGGTGCGCCTTCACCGTAGTGCCGAAGGAATTGACGGGGACGACGGCAGCCGGTGAGCAGCACGCGATTCACCCGCTGTGGAACCGAAGGCAGAGCACGAAGTTCAACGGCGTCTCGTATATCGTGCAGCGTGGCGCCGAGGCGGTTTATAGTGAGGCCGGGCAATCACAGGTGCGGGAATTAATCTCATTCTACATGGAGAACGCCCGGCTGCTCCGCGAAGGTCTCGGCTCGATCGGCATCGACTGCTACGGCGGCGTGAACGCTCCGTACGTCTGGCTCAAGACGCCGGGCAAAACGACCAGTTGGGACTTCTTCGACAGCTTATTAAACGAAGCTCATCTCGTCGGCACCCCCGGCAGCGGCTTTGGCGCCGCGGGTGAAGGTTACTTCCGCCTGAGCGCGTTCAACAGCCGGGAGAATGTTGAGGAAGCCGTTGGGCGGATTCGAAAGAACTTGGGATAA
- the dxr gene encoding 1-deoxy-D-xylulose-5-phosphate reductoisomerase: MPRIALFGSTGSIGTNCLDVVRHHRERFDVVALSAHSRSTELAEQCREFGPKWAVLCDENQRADLARDAFDPTELRFGADVLEEIAASPEVDTVVSAIVGAAGLRSTWAAIEAGKRVALANKETMVVAGPLVTELARTSGAEIIPVDSEHSAIFQAMQSGAPTEVRRVVLTASGGPFRGRSRAELEAVTPEQALDHPTWDMGPKITIDSATMTNKALELIEAKWLFDLRDDQIEIIVHPQSIVHSFVEFVDGSVLAQLSPPDMRLPIQYALTFPDRCEATARQMDWRTAFSLEFEPPDEEAFPALAIGREVAAQGGTSGAVFNAANEAAVERFLAGELKFTDISRACRAVLDAHDFDPDPALADLLRVDQWSRTEVMKWTS, translated from the coding sequence ATGCCACGGATCGCACTCTTCGGATCGACCGGATCGATCGGTACCAACTGCCTCGATGTCGTTCGCCATCACCGCGAGCGCTTCGATGTCGTCGCGCTCAGTGCTCACAGCCGGTCGACGGAGCTGGCCGAACAATGCCGCGAGTTCGGGCCGAAATGGGCCGTGCTTTGCGATGAAAACCAACGAGCGGACCTCGCTCGCGATGCGTTCGATCCGACCGAGCTCCGCTTCGGAGCCGATGTGCTGGAAGAGATTGCGGCGAGTCCGGAGGTCGATACGGTCGTCTCAGCAATCGTCGGGGCGGCCGGTTTGCGAAGCACGTGGGCAGCGATCGAAGCGGGAAAACGCGTTGCGCTGGCCAATAAAGAGACAATGGTCGTCGCCGGGCCGCTCGTGACGGAACTGGCCCGGACGAGCGGTGCGGAGATCATCCCCGTCGACAGCGAACACAGCGCGATTTTTCAGGCAATGCAAAGTGGCGCCCCCACCGAGGTCCGCCGGGTCGTATTGACGGCTAGCGGCGGCCCCTTCCGCGGACGCTCGCGGGCGGAGCTTGAAGCCGTGACGCCGGAGCAGGCGCTCGACCACCCGACGTGGGACATGGGACCGAAAATCACGATCGATTCGGCGACGATGACAAACAAGGCGCTCGAATTGATCGAGGCGAAATGGCTGTTCGATTTGCGCGACGATCAGATTGAGATTATCGTGCATCCGCAGTCGATCGTGCACTCGTTCGTCGAGTTCGTCGACGGATCAGTGCTGGCACAGCTCTCTCCACCGGACATGCGGCTGCCGATTCAGTATGCTCTGACGTTTCCGGACCGTTGCGAGGCGACGGCTCGGCAGATGGATTGGCGGACGGCGTTCTCGCTGGAGTTCGAACCGCCCGACGAAGAAGCATTTCCCGCTCTGGCGATCGGCCGCGAGGTCGCCGCGCAGGGCGGGACAAGCGGCGCGGTCTTCAATGCCGCCAATGAGGCCGCCGTGGAGCGGTTTTTAGCTGGCGAACTGAAATTTACTGATATCTCTCGCGCGTGCCGGGCAGTGCTCGACGCGCACGATTTCGATCCTGATCCGGCTCTGGCTGACCTGTTACGGGTCGATCAATGGAGTCGCACGGAGGTGATGAAGTGGACATCCTGA
- a CDS encoding site-2 protease family protein, whose amino-acid sequence MDILTALDPHSFSALFGAADLFAGLFAELTMGGLGSKAAFLVLAAIGLGLVIFFHELGHFAVAKWCDVRVERFSIGLGPVVWSKKWGETEYAISAVPFGGYVKMLGQDDADPSQLSSEEIAEDPRSYSAKPVWQRMLIISAGVTMNVLTAVLFFAGAFGLGVMRQAPVVGWVQPGSPAWTAGLRLGDVIETINDRDVNAFTDLNRGVALSRDAVNITGTHSDGAEFDYTIVPDLSGTRRFLGVGASADLKVAAIDIEGKPTAMPGSAAADAEPKFESKDQIVRLGDTKVDDFAAYVKYLAANRDQSVEYHVQRKSKSGEDDSTTTVTINVPARPARLLGLMADVNNLTGVIDDSPAQKAGLKPGDRLVRIDGEDVGQGIDPLILPHYFADRAGEEVEVTFTRQVPGGEREERTVMIVPNDRPGWVESGLPKRGVPLDVPAIGIAYHISERVIGVVEGSPADEAGIQNNDHLESISFTRPPGAPEDGLESEVETVKFLDSDNGRDVENYVYAFDTMQKFPNRKVKLTVRRENKLIDFEIEPSTTLENGWHLPMRGLALYPLVQELQAEDAGEAMAFGVSSTRNSIVDIYLTLRNLFTGDLSVRELRGPLGIAGIAVEVAQQGLAELLMFLGFLSVNLAVLNFLPIPVLDGGHMVFLIWEGVTRKKPNERVMTTAIYIGILFILTLMVTVIYLDIARMVTGG is encoded by the coding sequence GTGGACATCCTGACGGCCCTCGACCCGCATTCGTTCTCGGCGCTATTCGGCGCCGCCGATCTGTTCGCCGGCTTGTTCGCCGAACTGACGATGGGCGGGCTTGGCTCGAAAGCGGCCTTTCTCGTTCTGGCGGCGATCGGCCTCGGACTCGTTATTTTCTTTCACGAACTCGGTCACTTTGCAGTCGCGAAGTGGTGCGACGTGCGTGTCGAACGCTTCAGCATCGGCCTCGGGCCGGTTGTGTGGAGCAAAAAATGGGGGGAGACCGAATACGCGATCTCGGCCGTTCCCTTCGGCGGTTACGTCAAGATGCTCGGGCAGGATGACGCCGATCCGAGCCAGTTATCGAGTGAAGAGATCGCCGAAGACCCCCGCTCGTATTCGGCGAAGCCGGTCTGGCAGAGGATGCTGATCATCTCCGCCGGCGTAACGATGAATGTACTGACGGCGGTGCTGTTCTTCGCCGGCGCGTTCGGGCTTGGCGTGATGCGGCAGGCTCCGGTCGTCGGCTGGGTGCAGCCCGGTTCGCCCGCGTGGACGGCTGGCCTGAGACTCGGTGATGTGATCGAGACGATCAACGACCGCGACGTCAACGCCTTTACCGACCTCAACCGAGGCGTCGCCCTGTCGCGTGACGCGGTCAACATCACAGGAACGCACTCTGACGGCGCTGAATTCGATTACACAATCGTGCCCGACCTGAGTGGGACCCGCCGATTTCTGGGGGTCGGAGCCAGTGCCGATCTCAAAGTCGCGGCCATTGATATTGAAGGAAAACCAACGGCAATGCCGGGATCGGCTGCCGCCGATGCGGAACCAAAATTTGAGTCGAAAGACCAAATCGTTCGCTTGGGCGATACCAAGGTCGACGACTTCGCGGCCTACGTGAAATATCTCGCTGCGAATCGTGATCAGTCCGTTGAATATCACGTGCAGCGCAAAAGTAAGTCGGGTGAGGACGATTCGACGACGACCGTGACGATTAACGTTCCGGCGCGACCGGCCCGGCTGCTGGGACTAATGGCCGATGTGAATAACCTGACGGGAGTAATCGACGATTCTCCCGCGCAGAAAGCGGGCCTTAAACCGGGTGATCGTCTTGTTCGTATCGACGGCGAAGATGTCGGCCAGGGAATCGACCCGCTGATTCTGCCTCATTACTTCGCCGATCGGGCCGGTGAGGAAGTCGAAGTCACCTTCACTCGTCAAGTCCCCGGCGGCGAACGCGAAGAGCGAACCGTGATGATCGTGCCGAACGATCGCCCCGGCTGGGTGGAATCGGGACTGCCGAAGCGGGGCGTACCGCTCGACGTGCCCGCGATCGGGATCGCCTATCACATCAGCGAGCGCGTCATTGGCGTGGTGGAAGGCAGCCCCGCGGACGAAGCCGGCATCCAAAACAATGATCATTTGGAATCGATCAGCTTCACCCGCCCGCCCGGTGCCCCGGAAGACGGACTTGAGAGTGAAGTCGAAACGGTCAAATTTCTCGACTCTGATAACGGCCGCGATGTCGAAAACTATGTGTACGCGTTTGACACCATGCAGAAATTTCCGAATCGCAAGGTAAAGTTAACCGTCCGACGCGAGAACAAATTAATTGATTTCGAAATTGAACCGTCGACGACGCTCGAGAACGGCTGGCACCTGCCGATGAGGGGGCTCGCGCTCTATCCGCTCGTGCAGGAATTGCAGGCTGAGGATGCCGGGGAAGCAATGGCGTTCGGCGTCTCCTCGACGCGGAATTCGATCGTCGACATTTATCTGACGTTAAGAAATTTATTTACCGGAGACCTGTCGGTCCGTGAGTTGCGAGGCCCGCTCGGAATCGCCGGGATCGCCGTCGAAGTGGCCCAGCAGGGCCTTGCGGAATTGCTAATGTTTCTCGGGTTTTTGAGCGTGAACCTGGCCGTGCTGAACTTCCTCCCGATTCCGGTCCTCGACGGCGGGCACATGGTCTTCCTCATCTGGGAAGGCGTGACGCGAAAGAAGCCGAACGAACGCGTTATGACGACGGCGATCTATATCGGCATCCTATTTATCCTCACGCTGATGGTCACGGTGATCTATCTCGACATCGCCCGCATGGTCACGGGGGGTTAG
- a CDS encoding sulfatase family protein, which translates to MLRLALLICCLLPSLAHAAERPNVLFILTDDQRWDQLSCAGHPFLKTPHIDRLAEEGAYCKNAFITTSLCSPSRASFLSGLYANTHGVVNNFTDYPRDLASFPRRLQESGYETAYIGKWHMGEGDDSPRPGFDHWVSHKGQGDYFDTEWNVNGEREIIEGYYTGVVTDLAVDWLKGASEADKPFCLCLGHKAPHTPFTPEPKYKDLYREIEINYPHSAFDLKGKPKWIEQRLDTWHGIYGPLYGFREKFPDRSAPAVMDFDNFVTSYTASMKSVDDGVGRVYAALKKAGVLDDTLIVFAGDNGMFLGEHGMSDKRAMHEPSIRVPLIMRYPKLISPGSRIKKQVLNIDVAPTIVEVAGAEPLEDIHGRSMVPLLKGDDSSWRDGWYYEYNYEKQFPYTPNVRGIRTDEWKYVRYPHGDGGPDRHMSELYHLKSDPDEMTNLAEDSRYAGKLKELRGRLNDLIAETGGKSWKTLPIDQGIKTELPDESIR; encoded by the coding sequence ATGCTGCGACTCGCATTGCTGATTTGCTGTTTGCTCCCGTCGCTCGCTCATGCGGCGGAGCGGCCCAACGTGCTATTTATTCTCACCGATGATCAGCGGTGGGATCAGCTTTCGTGTGCGGGGCATCCGTTCTTAAAAACGCCGCACATCGATCGGCTCGCTGAGGAAGGCGCGTATTGCAAGAACGCCTTCATCACAACGTCGCTTTGCTCGCCGAGCCGGGCATCGTTTTTGTCGGGGCTGTACGCGAATACGCACGGCGTTGTGAATAATTTCACCGACTATCCGCGTGATCTGGCAAGTTTCCCCCGGCGGTTGCAAGAGTCGGGCTACGAGACCGCCTACATCGGCAAGTGGCATATGGGGGAAGGCGATGACAGCCCGCGGCCGGGGTTCGATCACTGGGTTAGCCATAAAGGGCAGGGGGACTATTTCGACACGGAGTGGAACGTCAACGGCGAGCGGGAGATCATCGAAGGTTATTACACGGGCGTCGTGACCGACCTTGCCGTCGATTGGCTGAAGGGTGCGTCTGAGGCCGATAAGCCGTTCTGCCTCTGTCTGGGCCATAAGGCGCCGCACACACCTTTCACGCCGGAGCCGAAGTACAAGGATCTGTATCGCGAGATTGAAATTAATTATCCGCACTCGGCATTCGACCTGAAGGGCAAGCCGAAGTGGATCGAGCAGAGGCTCGACACTTGGCATGGAATTTACGGGCCGCTGTACGGGTTCCGTGAAAAGTTCCCTGATCGCTCGGCCCCGGCGGTAATGGACTTCGACAACTTCGTGACGTCGTACACGGCGAGCATGAAGTCGGTCGACGACGGCGTCGGCCGGGTGTACGCAGCGTTAAAGAAGGCCGGGGTGCTGGACGACACGCTGATTGTCTTTGCGGGGGATAACGGAATGTTCCTCGGTGAGCACGGCATGAGTGACAAGCGGGCGATGCACGAGCCGAGCATCCGCGTCCCACTGATTATGCGGTACCCGAAGCTGATCTCGCCGGGGTCGAGAATTAAGAAGCAGGTACTCAATATTGACGTCGCGCCGACGATCGTCGAGGTCGCGGGAGCCGAGCCTTTGGAAGACATTCACGGCCGCTCGATGGTACCGCTGTTGAAGGGAGACGATTCAAGCTGGCGCGATGGTTGGTATTACGAATACAACTATGAGAAGCAGTTCCCGTATACGCCGAACGTCCGCGGCATTCGAACTGATGAATGGAAATATGTCCGCTACCCGCACGGCGATGGAGGGCCCGATCGGCATATGTCTGAGCTTTATCATCTCAAATCCGACCCCGACGAGATGACCAATCTCGCCGAGGATTCGCGGTACGCCGGCAAGCTGAAAGAGCTTCGGGGGCGGCTCAACGATTTAATTGCAGAGACGGGCGGGAAGTCCTGGAAGACGCTGCCGATCGATCAGGGGATTAAAACGGAGTTGCCGGACGAGAGTATTCGGTGA